A genome region from Fodinibius salicampi includes the following:
- a CDS encoding aminotransferase class IV — protein MTDNGHIIHNGALLSAETPIVSANSRALLYGEGAFETIRTYGRETLFFSEHLDRLKRGLNKLGINLDQFPEEKLLEEQILELLSKDNLLIDSAIVRLQFWRDGSRGYLAGKNEVELQYLITASECPDFKDREVRLATVATSRIPSESLPGFGKFTNGINYILAAKEAADKGADDALMQTTEGWISEATIANIFWIEGDNVFTPSEACDLLPGITRDIVIDIVNKNSHLRIQEGRYPMERLYEAESVAICNSVREVLPVCQINTHKFGTDHSILNQLRKDYTTFRNKYKKPLSG, from the coding sequence ATGACGGATAACGGTCATATCATCCATAATGGAGCTCTCCTTTCTGCTGAAACCCCTATTGTTTCAGCAAATTCGCGGGCCTTATTATACGGAGAAGGCGCTTTTGAGACGATTCGTACCTATGGAAGAGAAACCTTGTTCTTTTCCGAACATCTGGATCGGCTCAAAAGAGGCTTAAATAAATTGGGGATAAATTTAGATCAATTCCCTGAAGAAAAACTTTTAGAGGAGCAGATTTTGGAGTTACTCTCAAAGGATAATCTGCTGATTGATAGCGCCATTGTCCGGTTACAGTTTTGGCGAGATGGAAGCCGGGGATATCTGGCCGGTAAGAATGAAGTGGAGTTGCAGTACCTGATCACGGCAAGCGAATGCCCCGATTTTAAAGACAGAGAGGTCCGTTTAGCAACCGTAGCTACCTCTCGTATTCCATCAGAATCGCTGCCTGGCTTTGGTAAATTTACGAATGGTATCAACTATATTCTTGCAGCCAAAGAAGCTGCGGATAAAGGAGCAGATGATGCACTGATGCAAACAACGGAAGGATGGATTTCGGAAGCTACTATTGCCAATATTTTTTGGATTGAGGGAGATAACGTTTTTACCCCTTCCGAAGCATGCGATTTGCTACCGGGTATTACCCGGGATATTGTAATCGATATTGTCAACAAGAACAGCCATTTAAGAATTCAAGAGGGGAGATATCCGATGGAACGCTTGTACGAAGCAGAATCGGTGGCCATATGCAACTCCGTTCGTGAGGTTTTGCCTGTTTGCCAAATCAATACCCATAAGTTTGGTACGGATCATTCTATTCTTAATCAACTTCGAAAAGACTATACAACATTCAGAAACAAGTATAAGAAACCACTTTCGGGTTAA
- a CDS encoding TlpA family protein disulfide reductase, which translates to MRIDQKYFKPFLIVLAIVGALIISYFTISTPLDREAAFREQIVKQDSLKTTSWLEVKTSDSLRISDFRGQFVMLYFWSQWSGSSDEGHLKVAELKHSFTNDLEVISAMVGLRKEEALAFISENNFPFHYVAGSQQFSAFGVPGLPAHLLYNPDGKIQYISLGILNKAEVDSLSTIINDG; encoded by the coding sequence ATGCGCATTGATCAGAAATACTTTAAACCCTTTTTAATAGTTCTGGCAATAGTTGGGGCCCTTATTATTTCTTATTTTACCATTAGTACTCCTCTTGATCGTGAGGCTGCTTTTCGGGAGCAAATCGTAAAACAAGATTCCCTTAAAACTACTTCTTGGTTGGAGGTTAAGACTTCCGACAGCCTGAGAATCAGTGATTTTAGGGGGCAATTCGTGATGCTATATTTTTGGTCGCAGTGGTCGGGTTCTTCTGATGAGGGGCATCTGAAGGTGGCTGAACTTAAGCATAGCTTTACCAATGATCTGGAGGTTATATCTGCCATGGTGGGGCTAAGGAAAGAGGAGGCTTTAGCTTTTATTAGTGAAAATAATTTCCCTTTTCACTATGTGGCTGGCTCCCAACAGTTTTCGGCTTTTGGAGTGCCGGGTCTGCCTGCTCATCTTCTTTATAATCCTGATGGAAAAATACAATATATTTCCCTTGGTATACTTAATAAAGCTGAAGTTGATAGTTTAAGTACCATTATTAATGACGGATAA
- a CDS encoding glycoside hydrolase family 13 protein produces MTKVDTDNTEDITSDKNDVYHAPEWTKHVIWYQIFPERFRNGDPDNDPHREYVYGPEGWSVTSWTADWYAQTDWEKSLGDKFTDSIYHRRYGGDLQGIIDKLDYLQSLGIGGIYLNPIFDAVSLHKYDTSYYHHVDRFFGPDPKGDEEIMEQENPMDPSTWQWTSADRLFLKLIEEVHNRGMYIIIDGVFNHTGTEFWAFRDLVKHQEQSPFKDWYEVKSFRDEDSNIPFDYDGWWGHWSLPEFKEKDGTLIKPVREHIYAITRRWMDPDGDGDPSDGIDGWRLDVPEEIGKDFWREWNALVRDINPEAYTVGEIWTTKSKEWVSEDLFTAAMNYPFAKIVQSYMIDEDLTASEFLHELKKVRQKLPSEATMVMQNLMDSHDTPRLASMIVNPGREYNENGRPEHGFDVRKPTTEERRLQKLIALFQYTYIGAPMIFYGTEAGMWGAGDPDDRKPMVWPEFDYEPEKKHPLNKERTPDDNNFDNDLFSWYQRLGEIRNEHLAFQTGDFQPLNTDDNRNILAFARFLNLEKFGIVVINKSEEPQSIRIEIAPFELNETAVLKNCLTGRRVDLDKNEIELKLPPVSGAILMPEKQ; encoded by the coding sequence ATGACAAAAGTAGATACAGATAATACTGAAGATATTACATCCGATAAAAATGATGTTTACCATGCACCCGAATGGACCAAGCATGTGATTTGGTACCAGATTTTTCCCGAACGTTTTCGTAACGGAGACCCTGACAATGATCCGCATAGGGAGTATGTTTATGGACCCGAGGGATGGTCTGTTACTTCATGGACAGCTGACTGGTATGCCCAAACAGACTGGGAGAAATCACTGGGAGACAAGTTTACCGACAGCATCTATCATCGCCGCTATGGAGGTGACCTGCAGGGAATTATTGATAAATTGGATTATTTACAGTCATTAGGAATAGGAGGGATTTACTTAAATCCTATTTTTGATGCCGTTTCCCTCCATAAATATGATACCAGTTACTATCATCATGTGGACCGTTTCTTTGGTCCCGACCCGAAGGGGGATGAGGAAATTATGGAGCAGGAAAATCCCATGGATCCTTCTACCTGGCAGTGGACTTCCGCAGACCGGCTTTTTCTAAAGCTTATCGAAGAAGTGCATAACCGTGGTATGTATATCATTATTGATGGAGTCTTTAATCATACCGGTACGGAATTTTGGGCTTTTCGCGATCTGGTTAAACACCAGGAACAATCTCCTTTTAAAGATTGGTACGAAGTTAAGTCCTTTAGAGATGAAGACTCTAACATCCCATTTGATTATGACGGATGGTGGGGGCATTGGTCACTTCCGGAGTTTAAGGAGAAGGATGGAACGCTAATCAAGCCGGTTAGGGAGCACATATATGCAATTACACGGCGGTGGATGGATCCCGACGGGGATGGCGATCCGTCGGACGGCATTGATGGATGGCGGCTGGATGTGCCCGAAGAGATAGGCAAGGATTTTTGGCGGGAATGGAACGCCTTGGTTCGAGACATAAATCCGGAGGCCTATACCGTAGGAGAAATCTGGACCACAAAATCAAAAGAATGGGTGAGTGAGGATCTGTTTACGGCCGCAATGAATTATCCCTTTGCGAAAATTGTGCAGAGCTATATGATTGATGAAGATTTAACGGCCTCGGAGTTCTTGCATGAATTAAAAAAAGTACGCCAGAAATTGCCCTCTGAGGCCACTATGGTTATGCAGAACCTGATGGATAGCCATGATACGCCCCGACTGGCGTCGATGATTGTGAATCCGGGTCGGGAATACAATGAGAACGGCCGTCCGGAACATGGTTTTGACGTACGTAAACCCACAACAGAAGAACGAAGGCTGCAAAAATTGATTGCTCTTTTCCAATACACTTACATTGGGGCTCCCATGATTTTTTACGGGACCGAAGCTGGTATGTGGGGAGCGGGTGATCCGGATGATCGGAAGCCGATGGTATGGCCAGAATTTGATTATGAGCCGGAGAAAAAACATCCGCTGAACAAGGAGCGAACACCCGATGATAATAATTTTGATAACGATCTGTTTAGCTGGTATCAACGGCTCGGGGAGATACGAAATGAGCATTTAGCCTTTCAAACGGGAGACTTTCAGCCTCTGAATACGGACGACAATCGGAATATCCTCGCTTTTGCAAGGTTTCTTAACCTGGAAAAATTTGGTATTGTGGTAATCAACAAGTCCGAAGAACCGCAAAGTATCCGCATTGAGATTGCTCCTTTTGAGCTAAATGAAACGGCTGTTTTAAAAAATTGTTTAACCGGCAGACGTGTGGATTTGGACAAAAATGAAATTGAATTAAAACTTCCTCCAGTATCTGGGGCAATCCTAATGCCCGAAAAACAGTAG
- the pfkA gene encoding 6-phosphofructokinase, with translation MSTQQDQIKRIGVLTSGGDAPGMNAAIRAVVRSCVYYGIEPFGIYRGYEGLIENDVEQMNAGSVKHIIHQGGTILKSARSPQFKTKEGMAQAWENIQEHELDALVVIGGDGTFKGAMEFGNKYDFPIVGIPGTIDNDIYGTDFAIGFDTALNTVVEAVDKIRDTATSHNRLFFIEVMGRDAGFIAMYSGIGGGAEEVLIPEKDRGIEQLFESLERTSKRNKSSRLVIVAEGDKNGSVYDLEEQVKEQFGDRYETKVTILGHVQRGGRPSCGDRVLASRLGVLSVEALRDGKRDIMVGIRNRKVEYTELDHATKRNPKMDKELVRVADIISI, from the coding sequence ATGTCTACCCAGCAAGATCAGATAAAGCGTATTGGAGTATTAACTTCCGGGGGCGATGCTCCGGGTATGAATGCCGCAATCAGAGCTGTTGTACGCTCCTGTGTTTATTATGGTATTGAGCCTTTTGGTATTTACCGGGGATATGAAGGACTCATTGAAAACGATGTTGAACAGATGAATGCAGGGTCGGTAAAGCATATCATCCACCAGGGCGGTACGATTCTTAAGTCGGCCCGAAGTCCCCAATTCAAAACGAAGGAAGGAATGGCACAGGCCTGGGAAAATATTCAGGAACACGAGCTGGATGCCTTAGTAGTAATCGGCGGAGATGGTACCTTTAAGGGGGCCATGGAGTTCGGCAATAAGTACGATTTCCCCATTGTTGGTATTCCGGGCACCATCGATAACGATATTTACGGAACGGATTTTGCCATCGGATTTGATACGGCCCTCAACACGGTGGTCGAAGCCGTGGATAAAATTCGGGATACCGCGACTTCCCATAACCGTCTCTTTTTTATTGAGGTAATGGGTCGTGATGCTGGTTTTATAGCCATGTATTCAGGGATTGGAGGAGGTGCAGAAGAGGTGTTGATACCCGAAAAAGACCGGGGTATCGAGCAGCTTTTTGAATCACTGGAACGCACTTCGAAGCGTAATAAAAGTTCCCGATTGGTTATTGTTGCTGAGGGTGATAAAAATGGCAGCGTATACGATCTGGAGGAACAGGTTAAGGAACAGTTTGGCGACCGTTATGAGACCAAGGTAACCATCTTGGGACATGTGCAACGTGGTGGACGTCCCAGCTGCGGCGACCGGGTTCTTGCCAGTCGTCTGGGGGTATTGTCGGTAGAAGCCTTGCGTGATGGTAAACGAGATATTATGGTTGGGATTCGTAATCGGAAAGTGGAATATACAGAATTGGATCATGCAACCAAGCGCAACCCCAAAATGGATAAAGAACTGGTACGAGTAGCTGATATAATTTCTATTTGA
- a CDS encoding LacI family DNA-binding transcriptional regulator, with product MSHTIYDIARQAGVSIATVSRVFNKSTKVSPKTRDKVLQIADQVGYHPQGFAQGLAARQKKVIMAVVPLLSNYFFLQVLSGIQDAISETDFELHIYNVKPKEERIGQLKRLLGRKWADGYLFVSTHLSNEEWEEIHRLGQHMVLIDDAYSASNYFQIDNKQGACKATEFFLEKGLRRLALITAEKNSIPAAKRQEGFLETLNGYGVDTDSVPIVTGNTTYRDGFNESNGYEAMNKLLALDPFPEAVVCASDIQAIGALSAMKEQDVEIPIIGYDDIQLSRYIGLSTMRQPMSKMGYEGTKVLFHHIDDEKADLVQEAYIPELIHRSTTENIQ from the coding sequence TTGTCACATACCATATACGACATAGCCCGGCAGGCAGGGGTTAGTATAGCAACGGTATCCCGCGTATTTAATAAAAGTACCAAAGTGTCTCCTAAAACGAGAGATAAGGTCCTTCAAATTGCCGATCAGGTTGGATATCATCCCCAAGGATTTGCACAGGGATTGGCCGCACGGCAAAAGAAAGTGATAATGGCGGTAGTGCCATTACTTTCAAATTATTTCTTCCTGCAGGTATTAAGTGGAATTCAGGATGCTATTTCAGAAACGGATTTCGAACTCCATATCTATAATGTGAAACCCAAGGAAGAGCGTATAGGACAGCTGAAAAGGCTGTTGGGACGTAAGTGGGCGGACGGTTACCTGTTTGTGTCCACTCATCTCTCAAATGAAGAGTGGGAAGAAATTCACAGATTAGGTCAGCATATGGTATTAATTGATGACGCCTATTCGGCCTCTAATTATTTTCAGATTGATAATAAACAGGGAGCCTGCAAGGCTACAGAATTTTTTTTAGAGAAAGGACTGCGCCGACTGGCCTTGATTACTGCGGAAAAAAACTCGATTCCGGCAGCTAAACGCCAGGAAGGCTTTTTGGAAACACTGAATGGTTATGGAGTAGATACAGATAGCGTGCCTATCGTTACTGGAAATACTACCTATCGCGATGGGTTTAATGAAAGTAACGGCTATGAGGCTATGAATAAGCTATTAGCACTGGATCCGTTTCCGGAGGCTGTTGTTTGTGCTTCGGATATACAGGCTATTGGTGCGCTATCAGCAATGAAGGAGCAGGATGTGGAAATTCCTATTATTGGCTACGACGATATTCAGCTTTCACGATATATTGGACTTTCAACAATGCGTCAACCCATGTCTAAGATGGGATATGAAGGCACAAAGGTATTATTTCATCATATTGATGATGAAAAAGCAGATTTGGTGCAGGAGGCGTATATACCTGAACTCATACACCGATCAACGACAGAAAATATACAGTAA
- a CDS encoding tetratricopeptide repeat protein: protein MCTKFTRVLIFIGFVLFPAIIFAQQGENLKERADSLYRNYEENKALQLYEQVIEEDPNNYEALWRASFLNSRVGNRAEDESTKEQHFNKAIELAERALAIDSTDVQSNFVMAVAMGRKALISGAKARVAASRDIKKYADRALEADPDHAGALHVLGRWHFKVANLGWFERAAANTLFGGIPGDASNEKAAEYIEKATEQKEDYILYYLDLAKVYEEMGQEDNARESCKEAISMESKVIGDDELKRECQELIQQL from the coding sequence ATGTGTACAAAATTTACGAGAGTGTTGATATTTATCGGATTTGTATTATTCCCCGCTATCATTTTTGCCCAGCAGGGAGAGAATTTAAAAGAGCGGGCAGACTCATTATATAGAAACTATGAAGAAAACAAAGCGCTGCAGCTTTATGAGCAGGTTATCGAGGAGGACCCAAATAATTATGAGGCGCTGTGGCGGGCAAGTTTTTTGAATTCAAGGGTTGGGAACCGGGCAGAGGATGAATCCACCAAAGAACAACACTTCAATAAAGCCATTGAACTTGCTGAGCGTGCATTGGCCATTGATTCCACTGATGTGCAGTCAAATTTTGTGATGGCTGTGGCGATGGGGCGAAAAGCTTTGATTTCAGGGGCTAAGGCTCGGGTGGCAGCTTCCCGGGATATAAAGAAGTATGCCGATAGAGCCCTGGAAGCAGATCCTGATCACGCCGGAGCACTTCATGTGTTGGGACGCTGGCATTTTAAAGTAGCGAATCTTGGCTGGTTTGAACGTGCCGCGGCAAATACTCTATTTGGTGGAATTCCAGGTGATGCCAGTAATGAAAAGGCTGCTGAGTATATTGAAAAGGCTACGGAGCAGAAGGAGGATTATATTCTTTATTATCTGGATCTGGCAAAGGTATATGAAGAGATGGGACAAGAAGACAATGCCCGTGAAAGTTGTAAGGAAGCCATAAGCATGGAGTCAAAAGTTATAGGTGATGATGAACTGAAAAGAGAATGCCAGGAACTGATTCAACAGCTGTAG
- a CDS encoding AAA family ATPase, with translation MNISDSSQGPSAAVIDFMEDPDSYAHHPDRVEHIQTHISHVFIAGSYVYKIKKAVNFEFLDFSTLEKRKFYCQREVELNRRLCEDIYLGVIAIARKTADTFILESEDGEDVIEYAVKMKRLEEEYFLTSFIDQGALQLRMMDRVANKLSTFYNKQEPKEDILKWGAIEKVRFNTDENFSQTESFIGKTIDENSFKAIRKYTNRYYDLFSFLFKQRIDEKRIVDGHGDLHLEHIHITPDRVRIYDCIEFNDRFRYGDTAADLAYLAMDLDFTNSRKEERYFLEKMTQKLNDPDLLIHIDFYKCYRAYVKGKVKSMQASEEEVGEEEREKARLKARSYFNLSLRYALLGSRPTVLVFMGRIATGKSTLARSLSSRINIEYCSSDRIRKSLKGLPLDERTDVLQREELYSQSMTKKVYNKLSEKAREYLASQNSVILDATYSKEENRKRLIDQLYTLNMDATFYFIETQAPDELITERLKERERKEGVISDARLDDFEKIDQKYQAPQELSPHNLIEIDTSQSLEGALDELYQKLIKSNLNKVDIALNN, from the coding sequence ATGAACATTAGTGATTCGTCCCAGGGACCGAGTGCAGCAGTTATTGATTTTATGGAAGACCCGGATTCCTATGCTCATCATCCAGACCGGGTTGAGCACATCCAAACTCATATTTCTCACGTATTTATTGCCGGTTCGTATGTCTATAAGATAAAGAAAGCCGTCAATTTTGAGTTCCTGGACTTCAGTACTCTTGAGAAACGAAAGTTTTATTGCCAGAGAGAAGTTGAACTTAACAGAAGACTTTGTGAAGATATTTATCTGGGCGTTATAGCTATTGCCCGAAAAACCGCTGATACTTTCATCCTTGAATCAGAGGATGGGGAAGATGTTATCGAATATGCGGTTAAAATGAAGAGGCTTGAGGAGGAGTATTTTTTGACTTCTTTTATTGATCAGGGAGCACTCCAACTTCGGATGATGGATCGGGTTGCAAACAAACTTTCCACTTTTTATAACAAGCAGGAACCGAAAGAAGACATCCTGAAGTGGGGAGCAATAGAGAAAGTCCGATTTAATACCGATGAAAACTTTAGTCAGACTGAGTCTTTTATCGGGAAAACTATTGATGAAAATAGCTTTAAGGCCATTCGGAAATATACCAATCGGTATTATGATCTTTTTTCGTTTCTGTTTAAGCAGCGAATAGATGAAAAGCGTATTGTAGATGGACATGGTGATCTACATTTGGAGCATATCCATATTACCCCGGATAGGGTACGCATATACGATTGTATAGAGTTCAACGATCGTTTCCGCTACGGTGATACGGCCGCAGACCTGGCATACCTTGCAATGGATCTGGATTTTACCAACAGCCGTAAAGAGGAGCGATATTTTTTGGAAAAGATGACCCAAAAACTCAATGACCCGGATCTGCTTATCCATATTGATTTTTATAAATGCTACCGGGCTTACGTTAAGGGCAAGGTAAAAAGCATGCAGGCCTCGGAAGAGGAGGTCGGGGAAGAGGAGCGGGAAAAAGCACGCCTGAAGGCCCGATCTTATTTCAATTTATCTCTTCGGTATGCGCTGCTTGGTTCTCGCCCAACAGTGCTTGTGTTTATGGGAAGAATAGCCACAGGAAAAAGTACCTTGGCAAGATCGTTAAGCAGCCGGATAAATATCGAATATTGTTCTTCAGATCGTATTCGAAAGTCGCTGAAAGGCCTTCCTTTGGATGAGCGAACGGATGTTTTGCAACGTGAAGAATTGTATTCACAATCCATGACCAAAAAGGTATATAATAAGCTGAGTGAAAAGGCCCGGGAATATCTTGCGTCTCAAAATAGTGTTATCCTGGATGCAACTTATAGTAAAGAAGAAAACAGAAAGAGGCTGATTGATCAGTTGTATACCCTAAACATGGATGCTACTTTTTATTTTATAGAAACGCAGGCTCCCGATGAATTAATCACTGAACGTCTAAAGGAAAGAGAAAGAAAGGAGGGGGTTATTTCAGACGCCCGACTGGATGATTTTGAGAAAATAGATCAGAAGTATCAGGCTCCGCAGGAATTGAGTCCTCATAATTTGATTGAGATAGATACGAGTCAATCTCTGGAAGGGGCACTTGACGAGCTCTATCAAAAGCTTATTAAAAGTAACTTGAATAAGGTAGATATTGCACTGAACAACTAA
- a CDS encoding TonB-dependent receptor plug domain-containing protein encodes MKNLIFLSILSMSLLFAGCSSSGTVIDSEKKENPRGSVSEGNNNFTSLADFLYRVPGVNVSGSGDNVTVIVRGINSFTSNITPLYVIDGTTVGYSYSRVNSMLSPKDIDYIRVLKDAEAATYGVRGGTGVVLIKTKGSNWDG; translated from the coding sequence ATGAAAAATCTTATCTTTTTATCTATTCTATCAATGTCTCTTCTTTTTGCTGGTTGTTCTTCTTCGGGAACAGTTATAGATTCGGAAAAGAAGGAGAATCCCAGGGGCAGTGTGTCTGAAGGGAATAATAATTTTACCAGCCTGGCCGATTTTCTCTATCGTGTTCCCGGTGTTAATGTTTCGGGTTCAGGTGATAATGTCACGGTAATTGTACGGGGAATTAATTCTTTTACTTCGAACATTACGCCTTTGTATGTTATTGACGGCACTACAGTAGGCTATTCTTATTCTCGGGTGAATAGTATGTTAAGTCCTAAGGACATTGATTATATACGGGTTCTTAAAGACGCGGAAGCCGCAACATATGGGGTCCGCGGGGGGACTGGAGTTGTCCTCATCAAAACAAAAGGCAGTAATTGGGACGGTTAA